Proteins from a genomic interval of Sander vitreus isolate 19-12246 chromosome 6, sanVit1, whole genome shotgun sequence:
- the LOC144519381 gene encoding CTP synthase 1-like → MKYILVTGGVISGIGKGIIASSVGTILKSCGLHVTAIKIDPYINIDAGTFSPYEHGEVFVLDDGGEVDLDLGNYERFLDICLTKDNNLTTGRIYQSVINKERRGDYLGKTVQVVPHITDAIQEWVMKQARISVDSDGVEPQVCVIELGGTVGDIESMPFIEAFRQFQFKVKKENFCNIHVSLVPQPNTTGEQKTKPTQNSVRELRGLGLSPDLIMCRCTSPLETAVKEKISMFCHVEPTQVICVHDVSSVYRVPLLLEDQGVVSYLCQRLSLPIEMRPRKMLAKWKEMADRSARLLEHVSIALVGKYTKLSDSYTSVIKALEHSALAVNHKLEVKYIDSADLETTTLQNEPVKYHEAWQKLCSSHGVLVPGGFGVRGTEGKMLAINWARKQNKPFLGVCLGMQLAVCEFARNVLGWEDANSTEFNPESTHPVVIDMPEHNPGQMGGTMRLGKRRTIFKSSTSVLRKLYGDVEHVDERHRHRFEVNPELKHHFEKRGLQFVGEDVEGERMEVIELDDHCYFVGVQFHPEFTSRPIKPSPPYFGLLLAAAGKLQSYLAKGCRLSPRDTYSDRSGSSSPEVDISELKFPSLS, encoded by the exons ATGAAGTACATCCTGGTTACCGGTGGTGTCATATCTGGTATTGGTAAGGGCATCATTGCCAGCAGCGTGGGAACAATCCTAAAGTCCTGCGGCCTTCACGTCACAGCCATCAAAATTGATCCGTACATCAATATTGATGCTGGCACCTTTTCTCCATATGAACATG GTGAAGTGTTTGTTCTCGATGATGGCGGGGAGGTGGATCTGGACTTGGGGAACTATGAGCGTTTCCTAGACATCTGTCTTACCAAAGACAACAACCTCACCACTGGACGGATCTACCAGTCGGTCATCaacaaggagaggaggggagactACCTGGGCAAGACTGTACAGG TGGTACCACACATCACAGATGCCATCCAGGAGTGGGTGATGAAGCAGGCCAGGATCTCGGTAGATAGTGATGGTGTGGAGCCTCAAGTTTGTGTCATAGAG CTGGGAGGCACAGTGGGGGACATTGAGAGTATGCCCTTCATCGAGGCCTTCAGGCAGTTCCAGTTCAAGGTGAAGAAGGAGAACTTCTGCAACATTCATGTCAGCCTGGTACCACAG CCAAATACCACAGGAGAGCAGAAAACCAAACCGACCCAGAACAGTGTCCGAGAGCTCAGAGGGCTAGGTTTGTCTCCAGACTTG ATAATGTGCCGCTGTACATCGCCCCTAGAAACCGCTGTCAAGGAGAAGATCTCCATGTTTTGTCATGTGGAGCCCACACAG GTGATCTGTGTCCATGACGTCTCCTCAGTCTACAGAGTGCCCCTGCTGCTGGAGGACCAGGGTGTTGTGAGCTACCTCTGTCAGAGGCTGAGCCTGCCCATCGAGATGAGGCCCAGGAAGATGCTCGCAAAGTGGAAGGAGATGGCTGACAG ATCTGCCCGTCTCTTGGAGCATGTCTCTATAGCCCTGGTGGGGAAATACACAAAGTTATCTGACTCCTATACCTCCGTTATAAAGGCCCTAGAGCACTCCGCCCTCGCCGTTAATCACAAACTAGAAGTCAAG TACATAGACTCTGCAGACCTTGAGACTACCACTCTGCAAAATGAGCCTGTGAAATATCATGAGGCCTGGCAAAAACTCTGCAGTTCTCA TGGTGTGTTGGTACCAGGAGGTTTTGGTGTAAGAGGGACAGAAGGCAAGATGCTAGCTATTAACTGGGCGAGGAAACAGAATAAGCCATTCCTAG GAGTTTGTTTGGGCATGCAGCTGGCAGTGTGTGAGTTCGCCCGCAATGTTCTCGGATGGGAAG ATGCCAACTCCACAGAATTTAATCCAGAATCCACTCACCCCGTG GTGATTGACATGCCAGAGCACAACCCAGGACAGATGGGTGGGACTATGAGGTTGGGGAAGAGGCGGACTATTTTCAAATCCAGCACCAGTGTACTGA GAAAACTGTATGGAGATGTGGAACATGTTGACGAGAGGCACAGACACAGATTTGAG GTGAACCCAGAGCTGAAGCACCACTTTGAAAAAAGGGGTCTTCAGTTTGTCGGCGAGGACGTGGAAGGAGAGAGAATGGAGGTCATTGAATTGGATG ATCATTGTTACTTTGTTGGAGTGCAGTTTCATCCAGAGTTCACCTCGAGGCCCATCAAACCTTCTCCTCCATACTTTGGTCTCCTGCTGGCTGCTGCAGGAAAACTCCAGAGCTACCTGGCCAAGGGCTGCCGTCTCTCGCCACG GGACACTTACAGCGACCGCAGTGGCAGCAGCTCTCCTGAAGTTGACATCTCTGAGCTGAAGTTCCCCTCTTTGTCTTGA